In Pseudoduganella albidiflava, a single window of DNA contains:
- a CDS encoding metal-dependent hydrolase, protein MDNVTHTFVGLGIGELVQRSLPAEPDEARQRTRHRLLLTACAVASNFPDLDLVLTDLLPAPLGYLLHHRGHTHTLLYAIPQALLLLAALWLLWPNARRLLRHSGQARLGLGLAIGLGFLLHMSMDFLNSYGIHPLAPFDPRWFYGDLVFIVEPVFWVAFGVPLALAIPRRFLRGVALAGLAAFLGYVTWRGYLDPVALAGLLLMGGFIAALRITRMQSRRALALSALVSVAFIAVQGGTSSVGRARVEAALQRADPASRVLDVAMTAFPAQPLCWSFVSIEENAGQGSYRIRRGLLNLAPDVLAHCPAALADPAARDTESAGVSFASAWQGSLATLRTLARNDCHVNAWLRFARMPAVDAEVASDLRFSATPRGNFTTMDLAQASREPCGNVPRWAYPRADLLGAALH, encoded by the coding sequence GTGGATAACGTCACCCACACCTTCGTCGGGCTCGGCATCGGCGAACTGGTGCAACGCTCGCTGCCTGCCGAGCCCGACGAGGCGCGGCAGCGCACCCGCCACCGTCTGCTGCTGACAGCGTGCGCGGTGGCCAGCAATTTCCCCGACCTGGACCTGGTGCTGACCGACCTGCTGCCGGCACCGCTGGGCTACCTGCTGCACCACCGCGGCCATACCCATACCCTGCTGTACGCGATACCCCAGGCGCTGCTGCTGCTCGCCGCCTTGTGGCTGCTGTGGCCGAACGCGCGGCGCCTGCTCCGGCACAGCGGCCAGGCGCGGCTGGGGCTCGGGCTGGCCATCGGGCTCGGCTTCCTGCTGCACATGTCGATGGATTTCCTGAATTCTTACGGCATCCATCCACTGGCGCCGTTCGATCCGCGCTGGTTCTACGGCGACCTGGTGTTCATCGTCGAACCGGTGTTCTGGGTGGCCTTCGGCGTGCCGCTGGCGCTGGCCATCCCGCGGCGCTTCCTGCGCGGCGTGGCGCTGGCCGGGCTGGCGGCATTCCTGGGCTACGTCACCTGGCGCGGCTACCTGGATCCGGTCGCGCTGGCCGGCCTGCTGCTGATGGGCGGCTTCATCGCGGCGCTGCGCATCACGCGCATGCAGAGCCGGCGTGCGCTGGCCCTGTCGGCGCTGGTGTCGGTGGCCTTCATTGCCGTGCAGGGCGGCACCTCGTCGGTGGGGCGGGCCCGCGTGGAAGCGGCGCTGCAACGGGCCGATCCGGCATCGCGCGTGCTCGACGTGGCGATGACGGCCTTCCCGGCCCAGCCGCTATGCTGGTCCTTCGTGAGCATCGAGGAAAATGCCGGGCAGGGCAGCTACCGCATCCGCCGCGGCCTGCTCAACCTGGCGCCGGACGTGCTTGCGCATTGCCCGGCCGCGTTGGCCGATCCGGCCGCTCGCGACACGGAATCGGCCGGGGTGAGCTTTGCTTCCGCCTGGCAGGGCAGCCTGGCCACGCTGCGCACGCTGGCAAGGAACGATTGCCACGTGAACGCCTGGCTGCGCTTTGCGCGCATGCCGGCGGTGGATGCGGAAGTGGCCAGCGACCTGCGCTTCTCGGCCACGCCGCGCGGCAATTTCACGACGATGGACCTTGCCCAGGCCAGCCGCGAACCGTGCGGCAACGTGCCGCGCTGGGCGTATCCGCGCGCCGACCTGCTGGGGGCTGCGCTACATTGA
- a CDS encoding DsbA family oxidoreductase, translated as MSTPAISTTSTPGTPAPLRIDFVSDVSCPWCAVGLKSLETALARIPEAAVEFHFQPFELNPDMGKEGQDITEHIAEKYGSTPEQQEQSREMIRQRGAAVGFTFAMDKRSRIYNTFDAHRLLHWAEEAGRQKELKHALLEAYFTNGEDPSSHEVLLGAAERVGLDRAAARQVLESGQFADEVRMLEQYWQQAGVRSVPAVVINQRHLISGGQPPEVFEGALRQILAGK; from the coding sequence ATGTCCACACCCGCCATCTCCACGACCTCCACACCTGGCACACCCGCTCCGCTCCGTATCGATTTCGTTTCCGACGTGTCCTGCCCCTGGTGCGCGGTCGGGCTGAAGTCGCTGGAAACGGCGCTGGCCCGCATTCCCGAAGCGGCCGTCGAATTCCACTTCCAGCCCTTTGAACTCAACCCGGACATGGGCAAGGAAGGGCAGGACATCACCGAGCACATCGCCGAAAAATACGGCAGCACGCCGGAGCAGCAGGAACAGTCGCGCGAAATGATCCGCCAGCGCGGCGCGGCGGTCGGCTTCACGTTCGCGATGGACAAGCGCAGCCGCATCTACAACACCTTCGACGCCCACCGGCTGCTGCACTGGGCCGAGGAAGCGGGGCGCCAGAAGGAACTCAAGCACGCCCTGCTCGAAGCCTACTTCACGAACGGCGAAGACCCCAGCTCCCACGAGGTGCTGCTGGGCGCGGCAGAGCGGGTGGGGCTGGACCGAGCCGCCGCCCGGCAAGTGCTGGAATCCGGCCAGTTCGCCGACGAGGTGCGCATGCTCGAACAATACTGGCAGCAGGCCGGCGTGCGTTCGGTGCCGGCCGTCGTCATCAACCAGCGCCACCTCATTTCCGGCGGCCAGCCGCCCGAGGTGTTCGAAGGTGCGCTGCGGCAAATCCTGGCAGGCAAGTGA
- a CDS encoding DUF427 domain-containing protein, producing MPKAIWNGAVIAEATADEVEIVEQNVYFPPERVRREYLKDSSHTTLCPWKGVASYYDVEVDGQLNRNAAWYYPAAKDAAKAIEGRIAFWHGVEVSR from the coding sequence ATGCCGAAAGCCATCTGGAACGGCGCCGTCATCGCCGAGGCCACCGCCGACGAGGTGGAGATCGTCGAGCAGAACGTGTATTTCCCGCCCGAGCGCGTCAGGCGCGAATACCTGAAGGACAGCAGCCACACCACGCTGTGCCCCTGGAAGGGCGTGGCCAGCTACTATGACGTGGAAGTGGATGGCCAGTTGAACCGCAACGCCGCCTGGTACTACCCGGCCGCGAAGGACGCGGCCAAGGCCATCGAGGGCCGCATCGCGTTCTGGCACGGGGTCGAGGTCAGCCGCTGA
- the plsY gene encoding glycerol-3-phosphate 1-O-acyltransferase PlsY, translating into MTTLLLAVAAYLIGSISFAVVVSKVYGLSDPRTYGSGNPGATNVLRSGNKGAAIWTLVGDAFKGWLAVWLVIRFAGQLGVGDGTIALVAIAVFLGHLWPVFFRFEGGKGVATAAGVLLALDIWLGLATLATWLIIAYAFRYSSLAALIAAVFAPLYYGLLFGVEPQLFAVVAMCGLLIWRHAKNIGNLMAGKESRIGSKSKGATAGAKKK; encoded by the coding sequence ATGACTACCCTCCTGCTGGCGGTTGCCGCCTACCTGATCGGCTCGATCTCTTTCGCTGTCGTCGTGAGCAAGGTCTACGGCCTGTCCGACCCGCGCACCTACGGCTCCGGCAACCCGGGCGCCACCAATGTGCTGCGCAGCGGCAACAAGGGCGCCGCCATCTGGACCCTGGTCGGCGACGCCTTCAAGGGCTGGCTGGCGGTCTGGCTGGTGATCCGTTTCGCCGGCCAGCTCGGCGTCGGCGACGGCACCATCGCGCTGGTCGCCATCGCGGTCTTCCTCGGCCACCTGTGGCCGGTGTTCTTCCGCTTCGAGGGCGGCAAGGGCGTGGCGACGGCCGCCGGCGTGCTGCTGGCGCTGGATATCTGGCTTGGCCTGGCCACGCTCGCCACCTGGCTGATCATCGCCTACGCGTTCCGCTACTCGTCGCTGGCCGCGCTGATCGCCGCCGTGTTCGCGCCGCTGTACTACGGCCTGCTGTTCGGCGTGGAGCCGCAGCTGTTCGCGGTGGTGGCCATGTGCGGCCTGCTGATCTGGCGCCATGCGAAGAACATCGGCAACCTGATGGCCGGCAAGGAAAGCCGCATCGGCAGCAAGAGCAAGGGCGCCACCGCGGGTGCCAAGAAGAAGTAA
- the nirD gene encoding nitrite reductase small subunit NirD gives MPEHWKLVCKVKDIAPGSAHHVPRGLAWQELPGVAVFRTADDRIYALLDSCPHKGAPLSQGMVLGEHVACPQHHWNIALETGCAVAPEQGCTRRYSVKVEDGKIYLDLLELNAPASRAEAALAGTYGVAPLASTYP, from the coding sequence ATGCCCGAACACTGGAAACTGGTTTGCAAGGTCAAGGATATCGCGCCGGGAAGTGCGCACCACGTGCCGCGCGGCCTGGCATGGCAGGAGTTGCCGGGCGTGGCGGTGTTCCGCACGGCCGACGATCGCATCTATGCGCTGCTCGACAGTTGCCCGCACAAGGGCGCCCCGCTGTCACAGGGCATGGTGCTGGGCGAGCATGTGGCATGCCCGCAGCATCACTGGAATATCGCACTGGAGACGGGCTGCGCGGTGGCACCCGAGCAGGGTTGCACGCGGCGCTACAGCGTCAAGGTGGAGGACGGCAAGATCTACCTGGATTTGCTGGAGCTGAACGCGCCGGCCAGCCGCGCGGAAGCGGCGCTGGCCGGCACGTATGGCGTGGCGCCATTGGCCAGCACCTATCCATAG
- a CDS encoding ion transporter, translating into MNTPMNERPTKAPAPPELSADPHQHFGKPEGGWREELYEIIFESHTRTGQIFDLVLIGAIVLSVVTVVLTSIAPVARAYGPWLLAAEWLFTLLFTVEYIGRLLCVKRPDRYARSFFGIIDLMSVVPSYVSLFVPGSHVLLDVRILRLLRIFRILKLTLYIQEYGMLGNALLASRRKILIFLSVVFMIVFLLGTVMYVVEGPRHGFTSIPTAVYWAISTVTTVGFGDLVPKTDLGRAIASCMMLLGWGILAVPTGIISSEITHQRGLRPVSARVCTRCLASGHEADASFCKSCGEALPQEPR; encoded by the coding sequence ATGAACACCCCCATGAACGAGCGTCCCACCAAGGCCCCGGCGCCGCCCGAGCTCTCGGCCGATCCGCACCAGCATTTCGGCAAGCCGGAGGGCGGCTGGCGCGAAGAGTTGTACGAGATCATCTTCGAGTCGCATACGCGCACGGGCCAGATCTTCGACCTCGTGCTGATCGGTGCGATCGTGCTGTCCGTCGTCACCGTGGTGCTGACGTCGATCGCGCCGGTGGCGCGCGCGTACGGGCCATGGCTGCTGGCGGCCGAATGGCTGTTCACGCTGCTGTTCACGGTCGAGTACATCGGCCGGCTGCTGTGCGTGAAGCGGCCGGACCGCTATGCGCGCAGCTTTTTCGGCATCATCGACCTGATGTCGGTGGTGCCCAGCTATGTATCGCTGTTCGTGCCCGGTTCGCATGTGCTGCTGGACGTGCGGATCCTGCGGCTGCTGCGCATCTTCCGGATCTTGAAGCTTACGCTGTATATCCAGGAATACGGCATGCTGGGCAATGCCCTGCTGGCCAGCCGGCGCAAGATCCTGATTTTTCTCTCCGTCGTGTTCATGATCGTGTTCCTGCTGGGCACGGTGATGTACGTGGTCGAGGGACCGCGGCACGGCTTCACCAGTATTCCCACGGCGGTTTATTGGGCCATCTCGACCGTGACGACGGTCGGCTTCGGCGACCTGGTGCCGAAGACGGATCTGGGCCGCGCCATCGCCTCGTGCATGATGCTGCTGGGCTGGGGCATCCTGGCGGTACCGACCGGCATCATCAGTTCCGAAATCACGCACCAGCGCGGCTTGCGCCCCGTTTCGGCGCGCGTCTGCACGCGCTGCCTGGCTTCCGGCCACGAGGCCGACGCGAGTTTCTGCAAGAGCTGCGGCGAGGCGCTGCCGCAAGAACCGCGCTGA
- a CDS encoding endonuclease/exonuclease/phosphatase family protein, with protein sequence MQEEIRFATFNVCNLAPPGVKLYDNLEPLTPEGYDAKANWIAQQLDQLDADVIGFQEIFSQAALRDVLSRTRKYGEALHAGFDPDPQAHRLTPSVAIVSRLPFAGPPAIYASFPADVPCDSGSPDSDRFARAPLHVQVVLPGERIVDVLVVHLKSRRPDYRSGDSGEDPLHYAMASLRSLVWRGTEAVALRVLLSKMMRETRRPCVVLGDFNDTADAVTTTIVLGTGGTRGIDGNGGKVPQAEERRGRLYDSNQIQLRQDHLRHVGYTSIHEGHYSTIDHVLVSEEFNRHSPRAIGEVVDVSYFNDHLRLERPEASDHGQVLVRMRLF encoded by the coding sequence ATGCAGGAAGAAATTCGCTTTGCGACCTTCAACGTCTGCAACCTCGCCCCGCCGGGCGTGAAATTGTACGACAACCTCGAGCCCCTGACTCCCGAAGGCTACGACGCCAAGGCGAACTGGATCGCGCAGCAACTCGATCAACTCGACGCGGACGTGATCGGCTTCCAGGAAATCTTTTCGCAGGCGGCATTGCGCGATGTCCTGTCCCGCACCCGCAAGTATGGCGAAGCGCTGCATGCCGGCTTCGACCCGGATCCGCAGGCGCACCGCCTGACGCCGAGCGTGGCCATCGTATCGCGCCTGCCCTTCGCCGGCCCGCCCGCCATCTATGCCAGCTTTCCCGCCGATGTGCCGTGCGATTCCGGCAGCCCCGACTCCGACCGTTTCGCCCGCGCGCCGCTGCATGTGCAGGTGGTGCTGCCCGGCGAGCGCATCGTGGACGTGCTGGTGGTGCACCTGAAATCGCGCCGCCCCGATTACCGCAGTGGCGACAGCGGCGAAGACCCGCTGCACTACGCGATGGCCAGCCTGCGCTCGCTCGTCTGGCGCGGCACCGAGGCGGTGGCGCTGCGCGTGCTGCTGTCGAAGATGATGCGCGAAACGCGCCGGCCGTGCGTGGTGCTCGGCGACTTCAACGACACGGCCGATGCCGTCACCACCACGATCGTGCTGGGCACCGGAGGCACGCGCGGCATCGATGGCAACGGCGGCAAGGTGCCCCAGGCCGAGGAGCGCCGCGGCCGGCTGTACGACAGCAACCAGATCCAGCTGCGCCAGGACCACTTGCGCCACGTGGGCTATACCAGCATCCACGAAGGGCATTACTCGACGATCGACCACGTGCTCGTGTCGGAGGAATTCAACCGGCATTCGCCGCGCGCGATCGGCGAGGTGGTCGACGTCAGCTATTTCAACGACCATTTGCGGCTGGAGCGGCCCGAGGCGTCCGACCATGGGCAGGTGCTGGTGCGGATGCGGCTGTTCTGA
- the tsaD gene encoding tRNA (adenosine(37)-N6)-threonylcarbamoyltransferase complex transferase subunit TsaD yields the protein MIVLGVESSCDETGLALYDTGRGLLSHALHSQVAMHEEYGGVVPELASRDHIRRAIPLLQQTLEGAHIAAADIDAIAFTQGPGLAGALLVGSSIACSLGLALDKPVLGIHHLEGHLLSPLLASDPPEFPFVALLVSGGHTQLMRVDGVGQYELLGETLDDAAGEAFDKSAKLLGLGYPGGPAISRLAEFGDPAAYKLPRPMLHSKDLNFSFSGLKTAVLTVVKNAGAANVCEQDKANIARGFVDAIVDVLVAKCVAALKQTSLKRLVIAGGVGANSQLRAALNAAAARKRFRVYYPELEFCTDNGAMIAFAGAMRLSINPGAAKREYAFNVRPRWPLDELKVI from the coding sequence ATGATCGTTCTCGGCGTCGAATCCTCCTGTGATGAAACCGGCCTGGCCCTGTATGACACCGGCCGCGGCCTGCTTTCGCATGCGCTGCATTCGCAGGTGGCCATGCACGAGGAATATGGCGGCGTGGTGCCGGAACTGGCTTCGCGCGACCATATCCGCCGGGCTATCCCGCTGCTGCAGCAAACGCTCGAAGGGGCGCACATCGCCGCGGCCGATATCGATGCCATCGCCTTTACCCAGGGCCCCGGCCTGGCCGGCGCGCTGCTGGTCGGTTCGTCGATCGCGTGCAGCCTGGGCCTGGCGCTGGACAAGCCGGTGCTCGGCATCCACCACCTGGAAGGCCACCTGCTGTCGCCGCTGCTGGCGTCCGATCCGCCCGAGTTTCCGTTCGTGGCGCTGCTGGTGTCGGGCGGCCACACGCAGCTGATGCGGGTCGATGGCGTGGGCCAGTACGAACTGCTGGGCGAGACGCTGGACGATGCCGCCGGCGAGGCGTTCGACAAGTCGGCCAAGCTGCTGGGGCTGGGCTACCCGGGCGGGCCGGCCATTTCGCGCCTGGCCGAGTTCGGCGATCCGGCCGCATACAAGCTGCCCCGGCCGATGTTGCACTCGAAGGACCTGAACTTCAGTTTTTCAGGGCTGAAGACGGCCGTGCTGACGGTCGTGAAGAATGCCGGCGCCGCCAATGTCTGCGAGCAGGACAAGGCCAATATCGCGCGCGGCTTCGTCGATGCGATCGTCGACGTGCTGGTGGCGAAGTGCGTGGCCGCGCTGAAGCAGACGAGCCTGAAGCGGCTCGTGATCGCCGGCGGCGTGGGCGCGAACAGCCAGCTGCGCGCCGCGCTGAACGCGGCGGCAGCCAGGAAACGCTTCCGTGTGTACTACCCCGAACTGGAGTTCTGCACCGATAACGGCGCGATGATCGCCTTTGCCGGCGCGATGCGGCTGTCGATCAATCCGGGCGCGGCGAAGCGGGAATATGCGTTCAATGTGCGGCCGCGATGGCCGCTGGATGAATTGAAGGTTATCTGA
- the ybaK gene encoding Cys-tRNA(Pro) deacylase — protein MAKKEHISETPATALLRQHKVPFSEHPYEYEEHGGTSVSSRALGVDEHHVVKTLVMQDEAAKPLIVLMHGDRKVSTKNLARNIGCKSVEPCKPEVAQRHSGYMVGGTSPFGTRKAMPVYVEASILQLETIYINGGRRGFLVGIAPRTLTEVLGARPVTCALAD, from the coding sequence ATGGCCAAGAAAGAGCACATTTCAGAGACCCCGGCAACCGCGCTGCTCAGGCAGCACAAGGTGCCGTTCAGCGAACACCCTTACGAGTACGAAGAACATGGCGGCACCTCGGTGTCGTCGCGCGCACTGGGCGTCGACGAGCACCACGTGGTCAAGACCCTGGTGATGCAGGACGAAGCCGCCAAGCCATTGATTGTGCTGATGCACGGCGATCGCAAGGTGTCGACGAAAAATTTGGCGCGCAACATCGGCTGCAAGTCCGTCGAACCGTGCAAGCCGGAGGTCGCGCAGCGCCATTCGGGCTACATGGTGGGAGGTACTTCGCCGTTCGGCACGCGCAAGGCAATGCCGGTGTACGTCGAAGCATCCATCCTGCAACTGGAAACAATTTATATCAATGGCGGCCGGCGCGGTTTCCTGGTGGGCATCGCCCCCCGCACATTGACCGAGGTGCTGGGCGCGCGCCCGGTCACCTGCGCGCTGGCCGACTGA
- a CDS encoding putative bifunctional diguanylate cyclase/phosphodiesterase has translation MAPQDHLPPSAQRAAPNPALAALDLIARLVAALEHTPLVAVCSIDREGRVRFCNRACADLSGVAPEAVVGQPLKCLFSRGDREAEHDALVEQAWRTGRHSPIGDWHVRTASGQELWLYSTLVPVYHEGELTQVFCMDVDISARKHAERTLYLAAQVFENSRDAILLMDRDRHVISINRAYSEITGYGSGDMPGKPLSVYRSCIEDETFFRAVWDQIEATDHWQGEIWSRRKGGELFPAWLALTAIRDSHDQVSNYMAIVSDITERKRSEEQTRHLAEHDFLTDLPNRVLLLDRLSLALSAARRNGSMLAILFLDLDRFKRINDTLGHQVGDQLLQEVAARLLKCVRKVDTVSRQGGDEFVIILAGIGGIDHAAHVADTIRQAICQPYAIGAHELHVSTSIGVSIFPSDGDDIDTLVKNADIAMYHAKQGGRNNFQFFSAEMNERIVERASFEQGLRRALAEGQFELAFEPELDIATGTLVALEALIRWRHPELGLLLPERFLGVAEEAGLMVPIGDWVLREACRHARRWHDGGQAVAVAVNLSLTQFMQRDLVDRVRAALEAAGLEARFLELELTESIIMKGGGATAATLHGLRALGVRLSLDDFGTGWSRLGQLKDYPIDKLKIAQAFLRDGGDETVIRTIIAMARSMRMTVIAEGVETPGQLAFLRGEGCDLYQGRQAEAAVQDSGLGGVASLGSLAVQGRADAWQS, from the coding sequence ATGGCCCCGCAAGATCACCTTCCCCCCTCCGCACAGCGAGCCGCGCCGAATCCGGCGCTGGCCGCCCTCGACCTGATCGCCCGCCTCGTGGCGGCGCTGGAACACACGCCGCTGGTGGCCGTGTGCAGCATCGACCGCGAAGGCCGCGTCCGTTTCTGCAACCGGGCCTGCGCCGACTTGTCCGGCGTGGCGCCGGAAGCGGTCGTCGGCCAGCCCTTGAAGTGCTTGTTCTCGCGCGGCGACCGCGAAGCCGAGCACGACGCGCTGGTGGAGCAAGCCTGGCGGACCGGCCGGCATTCGCCGATCGGCGACTGGCACGTGCGCACCGCCAGCGGCCAGGAGCTGTGGCTGTATTCCACGCTGGTGCCGGTATACCACGAAGGCGAGCTGACGCAGGTGTTCTGCATGGACGTCGACATTTCGGCGCGCAAGCACGCCGAGCGCACGCTGTACCTGGCGGCCCAGGTCTTCGAGAACAGCCGCGATGCGATCCTGCTGATGGACCGCGACCGCCACGTCATCTCGATCAACCGCGCGTATTCGGAAATCACCGGTTACGGCAGCGGCGACATGCCGGGCAAGCCGCTGTCGGTCTACCGTTCCTGCATCGAGGATGAAACCTTCTTCCGCGCCGTCTGGGACCAGATCGAGGCCACCGATCACTGGCAGGGCGAGATCTGGTCGCGCCGCAAGGGCGGCGAACTGTTTCCCGCCTGGCTGGCGCTGACGGCGATCCGCGACAGCCACGACCAGGTCAGCAATTACATGGCGATCGTTTCCGACATTACCGAACGCAAGCGCTCGGAAGAACAGACGCGCCACCTGGCCGAACACGATTTCCTGACCGACCTGCCGAACCGCGTGCTGCTGCTGGACCGCCTGTCGCTGGCCCTGTCCGCCGCGCGCCGCAACGGCAGCATGCTGGCGATCCTGTTCCTGGACCTGGACCGCTTCAAGCGCATCAACGACACGCTGGGCCACCAGGTGGGCGACCAGCTGTTGCAGGAAGTGGCCGCGCGCCTGCTGAAATGCGTGCGCAAGGTCGATACCGTCAGCCGGCAGGGTGGCGACGAGTTCGTCATCATCCTGGCCGGCATCGGCGGCATCGACCACGCGGCGCACGTGGCGGACACGATCCGGCAGGCGATCTGCCAGCCCTATGCGATCGGCGCCCACGAATTGCACGTGTCCACGTCCATCGGCGTGTCCATCTTCCCCAGCGATGGCGATGATATCGACACCCTGGTGAAGAACGCCGACATCGCGATGTACCACGCCAAGCAGGGCGGCCGCAACAACTTCCAGTTCTTCAGCGCCGAGATGAACGAGCGCATCGTCGAACGCGCGTCCTTCGAGCAGGGCTTGCGCCGCGCGCTGGCCGAAGGGCAGTTCGAGCTGGCGTTCGAGCCGGAGCTGGACATCGCCACCGGCACCCTGGTGGCGCTGGAAGCGCTGATCCGCTGGCGCCACCCGGAGCTGGGCCTGTTGTTGCCGGAGCGCTTCCTCGGCGTTGCGGAAGAGGCCGGCCTGATGGTGCCGATCGGCGACTGGGTGCTGCGCGAGGCTTGCCGCCACGCGCGCCGCTGGCATGACGGCGGCCAGGCGGTGGCGGTGGCCGTCAACCTGTCGCTGACGCAGTTCATGCAGCGCGACCTGGTCGACCGCGTGCGTGCCGCGCTGGAAGCGGCCGGCCTGGAAGCGCGCTTCCTCGAGCTGGAGCTGACCGAGTCCATCATCATGAAGGGGGGCGGCGCCACTGCCGCCACGCTGCACGGGCTGCGCGCGCTGGGCGTGCGGCTGTCGCTGGACGACTTCGGCACCGGCTGGTCGCGCCTCGGGCAGCTGAAGGACTACCCGATCGACAAGCTGAAGATCGCGCAAGCCTTCCTGCGCGATGGCGGCGATGAAACGGTGATCCGCACCATCATCGCGATGGCGCGCAGCATGCGGATGACGGTGATCGCGGAAGGGGTGGAGACCCCGGGTCAGCTGGCTTTCCTGCGCGGCGAAGGGTGCGACCTGTACCAGGGCCGCCAGGCCGAAGCGGCGGTGCAGGACAGCGGCCTGGGTGGTGTTGCCAGTCTTGGCAGCCTGGCTGTCCAGGGCAGGGCGGATGCCTGGCAGTCGTAA
- the xerD gene encoding site-specific tyrosine recombinase XerD translates to MAANDPALIDEFCDTLWLEDGLSKNTLDAYRRDLKLFSAWLAQARPGTGLLAVHAGDIAGYFAARHGDTKASSSNRRLSVLKRFYQQALRRQRIAEDPCLQLASAKQPARFVHTLSESHVEALLAAPDVREPLGLRDRTMLELMYASGLRVSELVALKVTELGLNEGVVRITGKGAKTRLVPFGGEARQWIERYLRDGRGVILNGQQDDALFVTGRGGPMTRQMFWVVVKKCARKADITAPLSPHTLRHAFATHLLNHGADLRVVQLLLGHADISTTQIYTHVARERLKQLHALHHPRG, encoded by the coding sequence ATGGCAGCAAACGACCCTGCTCTGATCGATGAATTCTGCGACACGCTGTGGCTGGAAGACGGCCTGTCGAAGAACACGCTGGATGCCTACCGGCGCGACCTGAAGCTGTTTTCCGCCTGGCTGGCGCAGGCCCGTCCCGGCACCGGCCTGCTGGCGGTGCATGCCGGCGACATCGCCGGCTATTTCGCCGCCCGGCATGGCGATACCAAGGCCAGTTCGTCGAACCGGCGGCTGTCGGTCCTGAAACGCTTTTACCAGCAGGCGCTGCGCCGCCAGCGCATCGCCGAGGATCCCTGCCTCCAGCTGGCATCGGCGAAGCAGCCGGCCCGCTTCGTCCACACGCTGTCGGAAAGCCACGTGGAAGCATTGCTGGCCGCGCCGGACGTGCGCGAGCCGCTGGGCCTGCGCGACCGCACCATGCTCGAGCTGATGTATGCGAGCGGCTTGCGGGTTTCGGAACTGGTGGCGCTGAAGGTTACCGAGCTCGGCTTGAACGAGGGCGTGGTGCGCATCACCGGCAAGGGTGCGAAGACCCGCCTGGTGCCGTTCGGCGGCGAAGCCCGGCAATGGATCGAGCGCTACCTGCGCGACGGGCGCGGCGTGATCCTGAATGGCCAGCAGGACGATGCGCTGTTCGTCACGGGCCGCGGCGGGCCGATGACGCGGCAGATGTTCTGGGTGGTCGTGAAGAAATGCGCGCGCAAGGCGGACATCACCGCGCCCCTGTCGCCCCATACGCTGCGCCATGCCTTCGCCACGCACCTGCTGAACCATGGCGCCGACCTGCGCGTGGTGCAGCTGCTGCTCGGCCATGCCGACATTTCGACCACCCAGATCTATACCCACGTGGCGCGCGAACGGCTGAAACAGCTACATGCGCTGCATCATCCGCGGGGTTGA